From a single Calothrix sp. NIES-2098 genomic region:
- a CDS encoding 30S ribosomal protein S3, with product MGQKIHPVGFRLGITQEHQSRWFAVPDKYPELLQEDHKLRKYIEQKLGRLAQNNAGISEVRIERKADQIDLEVRTARPGVVVGRGGQGIESLRTGLQELLGSNRQIRINVVEVQRVDADAYLIAEYIAQQLERRVSFRRVVRQAIQRAQRAGVQGIKVQVSGRLNGAEIARTEWTREGRVPLHTLRADIDYSYCTAKTVYGILGIKVWVFKGEIIPGQEEAASAPAATREREREPRRRQQQRRRQQFEDRSNEG from the coding sequence GTGGGACAAAAAATTCATCCAGTTGGTTTTCGGCTGGGTATTACACAAGAACATCAATCTCGGTGGTTTGCCGTTCCTGACAAATATCCAGAACTGCTGCAAGAAGACCACAAACTCCGTAAATATATAGAACAAAAGCTGGGCAGACTGGCTCAAAATAACGCCGGGATCTCAGAAGTACGGATTGAGCGCAAAGCCGATCAAATCGACTTAGAAGTACGCACAGCAAGACCTGGTGTAGTAGTAGGTCGTGGCGGTCAAGGTATCGAATCTTTACGTACCGGACTGCAAGAATTGTTGGGCAGCAATCGCCAAATTCGCATTAACGTAGTTGAAGTGCAACGAGTTGATGCTGATGCCTACTTGATTGCTGAATATATCGCTCAACAACTAGAACGCCGCGTATCTTTCCGTCGCGTGGTACGCCAAGCAATTCAACGTGCCCAACGCGCTGGTGTCCAAGGTATTAAAGTCCAAGTTAGCGGTCGACTAAATGGTGCAGAAATCGCTCGGACAGAATGGACTCGTGAAGGTAGAGTACCCTTGCACACCTTAAGGGCTGACATTGATTACTCTTACTGCACAGCCAAAACTGTTTATGGGATTTTGGGCATTAAAGTGTGGGTGTTCAAGGGAGAAATCATCCCCGGACAAGAAGAAGCTGCATCCGCACCTGCTGCAACCCGCGAACGCGAACGCGAACCTCGTCGCCGTCAACAACAACGCCGTCGCCAACAATTTGAAGATAGATCGAATGAAGGGTAA
- a CDS encoding ribosomal protein L25/L23 — MPNFDPRNLADLIRRPIVTEKATILMELNKYTFEVTPKATKPEIKAAIEDLFQVKVVKVNTSIPPRKKRRVGKFIGYKPQYKKAIVTIAPGDVEKVRQVLFPEV, encoded by the coding sequence GTGCCTAACTTCGACCCCCGTAACCTAGCTGACTTAATACGTCGCCCAATTGTGACTGAAAAGGCGACCATCCTGATGGAGTTAAACAAATACACTTTTGAAGTCACTCCTAAGGCTACCAAACCCGAAATTAAAGCTGCGATCGAAGACTTATTTCAGGTAAAGGTCGTTAAAGTCAATACTTCAATACCACCCCGGAAAAAACGGCGCGTGGGCAAATTTATTGGTTACAAGCCCCAATATAAAAAAGCGATTGTTACTATCGCACCTGGGGATGTAGAGAAGGTTAGACAAGTTCTATTCCCAGAGGTGTAA
- a CDS encoding 50S ribosomal protein L5: MATTRLKTLYQETIVPKLTNQFQYTNVHQVPKLVKITVNRGLGEAAQNAKALEASLNEISVITGQKPVVTRAKKAIAGFKIRQGMPVGIMVTLRGERMYAFLDRLVSLALPRIRDFRGVSPKSFDGRGNYTLGVREQLIFPEVEYDSIDQIRGLDISIITTAKNDEEGRALLKELGMPFRDQ; the protein is encoded by the coding sequence ATGGCGACAACAAGACTCAAAACCTTATACCAAGAGACCATCGTCCCCAAACTGACCAATCAGTTTCAATACACCAACGTTCATCAAGTACCGAAGTTGGTCAAGATTACTGTGAACCGAGGTTTAGGGGAAGCAGCTCAAAATGCTAAAGCATTGGAAGCGTCTCTTAACGAAATTTCCGTGATTACTGGTCAAAAACCAGTTGTAACCAGAGCGAAAAAGGCGATCGCTGGCTTCAAAATTCGTCAAGGTATGCCAGTTGGCATCATGGTCACGCTGAGAGGCGAACGGATGTATGCCTTCCTCGACCGACTTGTTAGTCTAGCGCTACCTAGAATTAGAGATTTTCGCGGCGTTAGTCCCAAAAGCTTTGATGGCCGCGGTAACTACACCCTAGGTGTGAGAGAGCAACTAATTTTTCCAGAAGTCGAGTACGACAGCATCGATCAAATCCGTGGTCTAGATATTTCCATCATTACCACAGCGAAAAACGACGAAGAAGGTCGCGCCCTACTGAAAGAATTGGGTATGCCTTTTCGCGATCAATAA
- the rpsE gene encoding 30S ribosomal protein S5, producing MATGRRKANRAKKEETNWQERVIQIRRVSKVVKGGKKLSFRAIVVVGNERGQVGVGVGKASDVIGAVKKGVADGKKHLIDIPITKSNSIPHPIDGVGGGAKVIMRPAAPGTGVIAGGAVRTVLELAGVRNVLAKQLGSNNPLNNARAAVNALSTLRTLTEVAEDRGVPIENLYTV from the coding sequence ATGGCAACTGGTCGTCGTAAAGCGAACCGCGCAAAAAAAGAAGAAACCAACTGGCAAGAACGGGTAATTCAAATCCGCCGGGTGAGCAAGGTCGTCAAAGGTGGTAAAAAACTCAGCTTCCGCGCGATCGTGGTTGTCGGTAACGAACGCGGTCAAGTGGGTGTTGGCGTAGGCAAAGCCTCTGATGTAATTGGTGCGGTGAAAAAAGGCGTAGCCGACGGTAAAAAACATCTGATTGATATTCCAATTACTAAATCTAATTCCATACCCCATCCCATTGATGGTGTTGGTGGCGGAGCTAAAGTGATTATGCGCCCAGCAGCACCCGGTACTGGCGTAATTGCTGGTGGGGCTGTGCGGACTGTACTGGAATTAGCAGGAGTTCGTAACGTCTTAGCCAAGCAACTAGGCTCCAACAATCCACTTAACAATGCTAGAGCCGCAGTCAACGCTTTATCTACATTGCGTACATTGACTGAAGTTGCTGAAGATAGGGGTGTTCCTATTGAAAATCTCTACACCGTTTAG
- a CDS encoding ribosomal protein L3 — protein MSVGILGTKLGMTQIFDDAGVAIPVTVVQAGPCTVTQVKTKQTDGYAAIQVGFGEVKPKALNKPLLGHLAKSSAPALRHLNEYRTDTASDYALGQEIKADIFSAGQIVDVIGTSIGRGFAGNQKRNNFGRGPMSHGSKNHRAPGSIGAGTTPGRVYPGKRMAGRLGGSRVTIRKLTVVRVDAERNLLLIKGAIPGKPGALVNIVPAKQVGK, from the coding sequence GTGTCTGTAGGTATTCTCGGCACCAAGCTGGGCATGACCCAAATATTTGACGATGCAGGAGTAGCAATTCCTGTCACCGTTGTGCAAGCGGGCCCATGCACTGTTACCCAAGTTAAAACGAAACAGACCGACGGTTACGCTGCGATTCAAGTTGGTTTTGGCGAAGTCAAACCCAAGGCGCTAAACAAACCCCTCTTAGGTCACTTAGCCAAATCATCTGCTCCAGCTTTACGTCATCTGAACGAGTATCGCACAGATACTGCTAGCGATTATGCTTTAGGTCAAGAAATTAAAGCAGATATTTTTAGTGCAGGTCAAATTGTAGATGTAATCGGTACAAGTATCGGTCGCGGCTTTGCAGGCAACCAAAAGCGCAACAACTTTGGTCGCGGGCCTATGTCACATGGTTCCAAAAACCATAGAGCACCAGGTTCCATAGGTGCTGGTACAACCCCAGGTCGTGTTTATCCAGGTAAAAGGATGGCAGGGCGTTTAGGTGGTAGCCGCGTCACAATCCGCAAGTTGACTGTAGTACGAGTCGATGCAGAGCGCAATTTACTACTGATTAAGGGAGCTATTCCCGGTAAACCAGGTGCGCTGGTAAATATCGTACCCGCCAAGCAAGTTGGTAAGTAG
- a CDS encoding ribosomal protein L4/L1e produces the protein MVQSIVKNWQGEQVGETSFELRVAKEETAGHIVHRALVRQQTNARQGTASTKTRSEVRGGGRKPWRQKGTGRARAGSIRSPLWRGGGVIFGPKPRDYDLKMNRKERRLALRTALVSRIDDLVVVEEFSEQLSRPKTKELVAALARWGAAPEDKTLLILSEIAENVHLSARNVENLKVIAANQLNVFDLLHADKIVVTASAIAKIQEVYSA, from the coding sequence ATGGTTCAGAGTATAGTTAAAAATTGGCAAGGAGAACAAGTCGGAGAGACTTCGTTTGAGTTGCGAGTTGCCAAAGAAGAAACAGCAGGTCATATTGTGCATAGAGCGTTGGTTAGACAACAGACCAATGCTCGCCAAGGAACTGCTAGTACAAAAACTCGCTCCGAAGTCAGAGGCGGCGGCCGCAAACCCTGGCGGCAAAAAGGTACAGGTCGTGCTCGTGCAGGGTCAATTCGTTCGCCCCTGTGGCGTGGTGGTGGTGTAATCTTTGGGCCAAAACCCAGAGATTACGATCTCAAGATGAACCGCAAAGAGCGACGCTTGGCATTGCGAACAGCTTTGGTCAGCCGTATTGACGATTTGGTTGTAGTAGAAGAATTTAGCGAGCAGTTATCCCGCCCTAAAACTAAAGAATTAGTAGCAGCATTAGCGCGTTGGGGAGCTGCACCAGAAGATAAAACACTGTTAATTTTGTCTGAGATTGCGGAGAACGTTCATTTGTCAGCCCGCAATGTAGAAAATTTAAAAGTAATTGCCGCAAATCAATTAAATGTTTTCGATTTGCTGCACGCTGACAAGATCGTAGTTACAGCATCAGCCATAGCAAAAATTCAGGAGGTCTACAGTGCCTAA
- a CDS encoding ribosomal protein L24, with product MAKQPQPKVFHKMHVRTGDTVQVIAGKDKGKVGEVIKALPQLSKVIVKGVNIKTKHVKPQQEGESGRIVTQEFPIHSSNVMLYSTKQNVASRVCYTFTAEGKKVRKLKKTGEILDK from the coding sequence ATGGCAAAACAGCCACAACCCAAGGTCTTTCATAAAATGCACGTCAGAACTGGCGACACGGTACAAGTGATTGCTGGTAAGGACAAAGGAAAAGTTGGTGAAGTGATTAAAGCACTACCACAACTCAGTAAAGTTATTGTCAAAGGCGTCAATATTAAAACTAAGCACGTCAAGCCTCAGCAAGAAGGGGAATCAGGAAGAATTGTTACCCAAGAATTCCCGATTCATAGCTCCAACGTGATGCTTTACTCCACTAAGCAAAACGTCGCCAGTCGTGTATGCTACACCTTCACGGCTGAAGGCAAGAAAGTGCGTAAGCTCAAGAAAACAGGCGAGATTTTGGATAAATAA
- a CDS encoding 50S ribosomal protein L14 — MIQPQTYLNVADNSGARKLMCIRVLGAGNRRYGGVGDKIIAVVKDAQPNMAVKKSDVVEAVIVRTRKSINRDSGMSIRFDDNAAVIINKDGNPRGTRVFGPVARELRDKNFTKIVSLAPEVL, encoded by the coding sequence GTGATTCAACCCCAGACTTACCTGAATGTCGCAGATAATAGCGGTGCCCGAAAGCTAATGTGCATCCGCGTATTAGGCGCTGGCAACCGCCGTTACGGTGGCGTAGGTGATAAAATTATTGCCGTTGTCAAAGATGCCCAACCCAACATGGCTGTTAAAAAGTCAGATGTGGTAGAGGCAGTAATTGTGCGTACTCGCAAAAGTATAAATCGCGATAGCGGTATGAGCATTCGTTTTGACGATAACGCCGCAGTGATCATCAACAAAGATGGTAATCCCAGAGGCACGCGGGTCTTTGGCCCAGTCGCACGGGAACTGCGCGATAAGAACTTCACCAAAATTGTTTCTTTGGCTCCGGAGGTGCTGTAA
- the rpsS gene encoding 30S ribosomal protein S19 has translation MGRSLKKGPFVADHLLSKIEKLNDKNEKQVIKTWSRASTILPLMVGHTIAVHNGRQHVPVFISDQMVGHKLGEFAPTRTYRGHGKSDKKSGR, from the coding sequence ATGGGTCGTTCTCTAAAAAAAGGTCCTTTCGTTGCCGATCACTTACTCAGCAAAATTGAAAAGCTGAACGATAAAAACGAAAAGCAAGTGATCAAAACTTGGTCGAGAGCATCGACAATTTTACCCCTGATGGTCGGTCATACTATAGCTGTTCACAACGGAAGACAACATGTTCCCGTTTTTATCAGCGATCAGATGGTAGGACATAAGTTGGGAGAATTTGCCCCAACACGTACCTACAGAGGTCATGGGAAAAGTGACAAAAAATCAGGTAGGTAG
- the rplB gene encoding 50S ribosomal protein L2, with translation MGTRSYRPYTPSTRQVTISDFAEITKTEPEKSLTKYVHRAKGRNNQGRITSRRRGGGHKQLYRIIDFKRDKRNIPATITAIEYDPNRNARIALVLYEDGEKRYILHPNGLKVGTKIIAGPEAPIEDGNALPLANIPLGTSVHNVEMTPGKGGQIVRSAGATAQVVAKEGNYVTLKLPSGEVRLIRRECYATIGQVGNTDARNLSAGKAGRNRWKGRRPKVRGSVMNPVDHPHGGGEGRAPIGRSGPVTPWGKPTLGAKTRKPKKASSKFIVRRRRKSSKRGRGGRES, from the coding sequence ATGGGTACTCGTTCTTATCGCCCCTATACCCCTAGTACTCGCCAAGTTACAATCTCTGACTTTGCGGAAATCACTAAAACTGAGCCAGAAAAATCCTTAACCAAGTACGTACATCGTGCTAAAGGACGGAACAATCAAGGCCGGATTACCAGCCGTCGCCGGGGTGGCGGACATAAGCAGCTTTACCGCATCATCGACTTTAAAAGAGACAAGCGGAACATTCCAGCTACAATCACAGCCATTGAGTACGATCCCAATCGGAATGCGCGGATTGCTCTGGTGTTGTATGAAGATGGCGAGAAACGCTACATTCTCCATCCCAATGGGTTAAAAGTTGGCACCAAAATCATTGCGGGGCCAGAAGCTCCTATCGAAGATGGTAATGCCTTACCTCTAGCAAATATTCCTTTAGGTACTAGCGTTCATAATGTAGAAATGACTCCTGGTAAAGGTGGTCAAATCGTGCGTTCTGCTGGTGCTACCGCGCAAGTTGTTGCCAAAGAAGGTAATTACGTTACTCTGAAGCTACCTTCAGGTGAAGTTCGTTTAATTCGTCGCGAATGTTACGCCACGATTGGACAAGTAGGCAACACCGACGCCAGAAACTTAAGTGCAGGTAAAGCAGGACGAAATCGCTGGAAAGGACGCCGTCCCAAAGTTAGAGGTAGCGTCATGAACCCTGTGGATCATCCCCACGGTGGTGGTGAAGGTAGAGCGCCAATTGGGAGATCTGGGCCTGTTACTCCTTGGGGTAAACCAACTTTGGGTGCAAAGACACGCAAACCCAAGAAAGCTAGCAGTAAATTCATTGTGCGCCGTCGTCGTAAATCTTCTAAACGCGGTCGCGGTGGTCGTGAGTCCTAA
- a CDS encoding NADH dehydrogenase I subunit N has product MALLTTGNAFIRELEKVGSLGVYIPPEGGYEGRYQRRLRATGYETLHITAKGLGDLAAYLTGVHGVRPPHLGKKSTGSGAAVGYVYYLPPLISSHLEHLPPKSKGLVLWIIEGHILSNQELDFLAALPRLEPKVKVVIERGGDRAFRWTPLEKTLLAS; this is encoded by the coding sequence ATGGCACTACTTACCACTGGCAACGCTTTTATTCGCGAACTAGAAAAAGTTGGCTCTCTGGGTGTTTATATACCTCCAGAGGGTGGTTATGAAGGTCGGTATCAACGCCGACTACGTGCAACTGGCTACGAAACTCTCCACATTACTGCTAAGGGGTTAGGAGATTTGGCTGCCTATCTCACAGGAGTTCATGGAGTTAGACCGCCTCATTTGGGTAAAAAGAGTACTGGTAGTGGTGCGGCAGTAGGTTATGTATACTATTTGCCACCTCTAATTAGTTCTCACCTAGAACATTTACCGCCAAAGTCCAAAGGACTGGTGTTGTGGATTATTGAGGGGCATATTCTTTCCAATCAGGAACTGGATTTCTTGGCGGCTTTACCCCGCTTGGAACCAAAAGTAAAAGTAGTGATCGAGAGGGGTGGCGATCGCGCCTTCCGTTGGACTCCTCTAGAAAAAACACTTTTAGCTAGTTAG
- a CDS encoding 50S ribosomal protein L29, translating to MPLPKISEARELTDEKLAEEIVAVKRQLFQLRLQKATRQLDKPHQFKHARHRLAQLLTVEGERKRAASQPTNEEK from the coding sequence ATGCCTCTTCCCAAAATTTCAGAAGCTAGAGAATTAACTGACGAGAAACTGGCTGAGGAAATTGTTGCTGTTAAAAGACAACTATTTCAGTTGCGCTTGCAAAAAGCGACCAGACAATTAGATAAGCCCCATCAGTTTAAACACGCCCGACATCGCCTAGCGCAACTTCTAACGGTAGAAGGAGAACGCAAACGGGCAGCAAGTCAACCGACTAACGAAGAAAAGTAG
- a CDS encoding 30S ribosomal protein S8, with protein MAANDTIADMLTRIRNANLARHQTTLVPATKLTRSIAKVLRDEGFIAEFEESGEGVKRNLVIALKYKGKNRQPLITALKRVSKPGLRVYSNRKDLPRVLGGIGIAIISTSSGIMTDREARRQNLGGEVLCYVW; from the coding sequence ATGGCGGCTAACGACACAATTGCAGATATGCTGACGCGCATCCGCAATGCCAATTTGGCAAGGCATCAAACTACACTAGTGCCTGCAACAAAACTCACTCGTAGTATTGCAAAAGTACTACGCGATGAGGGCTTTATTGCTGAATTTGAAGAATCAGGAGAAGGAGTAAAACGTAACCTGGTGATTGCCCTGAAGTATAAGGGTAAAAATCGTCAACCACTAATTACCGCCCTCAAGCGCGTAAGTAAACCAGGTTTGCGTGTTTACTCTAATCGTAAAGATTTACCCAGAGTACTGGGCGGTATCGGCATTGCCATTATTTCTACATCCAGTGGGATTATGACCGACCGTGAAGCACGGCGTCAAAACTTGGGTGGCGAAGTACTGTGCTATGTCTGGTAG
- a CDS encoding 50S ribosomal protein L22, translated as MATDTTEVKAIARFIRISPYKVRRVLDQIRGRSYREALIILEFMPYRACEPVLKVLRSAAANAEHNAGLDRAQLVITQAYADQGPVLKRFQPRAQGRAYQIRKPTCHITVAVAAGDAAE; from the coding sequence ATGGCTACTGATACTACTGAAGTCAAAGCGATCGCTCGTTTTATCCGCATCTCTCCCTATAAAGTACGTCGCGTACTCGATCAAATTCGAGGCAGATCGTACCGAGAAGCGCTGATAATCTTAGAATTTATGCCCTATCGCGCCTGCGAACCAGTTTTGAAGGTTCTCAGAAGTGCTGCTGCTAATGCCGAGCATAATGCTGGTTTAGACCGTGCGCAACTAGTGATAACCCAGGCATACGCCGATCAAGGCCCAGTACTCAAACGATTTCAACCTAGAGCGCAAGGTCGAGCTTACCAAATTCGCAAGCCAACGTGTCATATTACCGTAGCTGTAGCTGCTGGCGATGCTGCTGAATAA
- the rplR gene encoding 50S ribosomal protein L18, which produces MKLTRRESKTRRHRRIRGKVQGSLERPRLAVFRSNEHIYAQVIDDTQHHTLVSASTVEPELKSSLASGANRDASAQVGKLIAARSLEKGITKVVFDRGGNLYHGRIQALADAAREAGLDF; this is translated from the coding sequence ATGAAACTTACTCGTAGAGAATCAAAAACACGTCGCCATAGACGTATTCGTGGTAAAGTTCAAGGCTCTCTAGAACGTCCACGGCTAGCTGTATTTCGCTCTAATGAGCATATTTACGCTCAAGTAATTGATGATACTCAACATCATACTTTGGTGTCAGCCTCAACCGTAGAGCCAGAGTTGAAATCGAGTTTAGCATCAGGTGCTAACCGCGACGCATCAGCGCAAGTTGGCAAATTAATAGCAGCGCGATCGCTAGAAAAAGGCATCACCAAAGTTGTCTTCGATCGCGGTGGCAACCTATACCACGGTCGTATCCAAGCACTAGCTGATGCAGCACGTGAAGCTGGTTTAGATTTCTAA
- the rplP gene encoding 50S ribosomal protein L16, producing MLSPRRTKFRKQQRGRMEGLAHRGSTLNFGDFALQAQEPAWITSRQIEASRRAMTRYIRRGGKIWIRIFPDKPVTMRPAETRMGSGKGSPEFWVAVVKPGRILFEIAGVSEEIAREAMRLAAYKLPIKTKFIVRPQIQEIQEQE from the coding sequence ATGTTAAGTCCTAGAAGAACTAAATTCCGCAAACAACAGCGCGGACGGATGGAGGGTCTAGCCCACCGTGGGAGTACCCTAAACTTTGGCGATTTTGCACTCCAAGCTCAAGAACCTGCTTGGATTACCTCTCGGCAAATCGAGGCTTCGCGTCGAGCCATGACCCGTTACATTCGCCGGGGTGGAAAAATTTGGATTCGGATTTTCCCTGATAAGCCTGTAACTATGCGTCCTGCTGAAACTCGGATGGGTTCTGGTAAAGGTTCGCCAGAGTTTTGGGTAGCTGTAGTCAAACCAGGGCGAATTTTGTTTGAAATCGCTGGTGTTTCTGAAGAAATTGCCCGCGAAGCTATGCGCTTGGCTGCATACAAGTTGCCAATCAAAACCAAATTTATTGTGCGCCCTCAAATACAGGAAATACAGGAGCAGGAGTAG
- a CDS encoding acetyltransferase, GNAT family protein: MLIRTATPSDVPQVLPMVAKICALHESWDAAKYGFFSYPEQRYEKWLRRLANNDRSVFLVTEDRGNLVAFLIATVEREIPIYRLQEFAFIHDLWVEPEYRQKRIGQQMVMHAIERFDKIGVKQIRLDTAAINEAARRLFASCGFRISTIEMLMELN, encoded by the coding sequence ATGCTAATCCGCACCGCTACCCCATCTGACGTACCTCAAGTTTTACCGATGGTTGCTAAAATTTGTGCTTTGCATGAATCTTGGGATGCTGCCAAATATGGTTTTTTTTCCTATCCAGAACAGCGTTATGAAAAATGGTTGAGGCGGTTAGCCAATAACGATCGGAGCGTATTTTTGGTAACTGAAGATAGAGGTAACTTGGTAGCGTTTTTAATAGCGACAGTTGAACGCGAAATTCCAATTTATCGGTTACAAGAATTTGCCTTTATTCACGATCTTTGGGTTGAGCCAGAATATCGCCAAAAAAGAATAGGACAACAAATGGTGATGCACGCTATTGAACGCTTTGATAAAATCGGGGTCAAGCAAATTAGGCTAGATACCGCAGCTATTAACGAAGCGGCGCGGCGGTTGTTTGCATCTTGTGGTTTTCGCATCAGCACCATAGAAATGCTGATGGAATTGAACTAA
- a CDS encoding ribosomal protein L15, whose translation MRLNDVKPQKGSKKRRRRVGRGISAGQGASAGLGMRGQKSRSGSGTRPGFEGGQQPLYRRLPKLKGFPIVNQKIYTTINVDKLASLPANTEVTLESLKAAGILTAIKGPLKILGNGELSVPLKVKAAAFTGQARSKIEAAGGSCEVPE comes from the coding sequence ATGAGACTCAACGATGTTAAGCCTCAAAAAGGCTCAAAAAAACGCCGTCGCCGTGTAGGTAGAGGTATTTCTGCCGGACAAGGTGCTAGCGCTGGTTTAGGGATGCGGGGTCAAAAATCCCGTTCTGGTAGTGGTACCCGCCCAGGTTTTGAAGGTGGTCAACAGCCATTGTACCGCCGCCTACCTAAGTTAAAGGGTTTTCCGATAGTTAATCAGAAAATTTACACTACGATTAATGTAGATAAGCTAGCTTCTCTGCCAGCCAATACAGAAGTAACTTTGGAATCTTTAAAAGCAGCGGGTATCCTGACTGCCATCAAAGGTCCATTGAAAATTTTGGGTAACGGAGAATTGAGCGTTCCACTCAAAGTAAAAGCGGCAGCTTTTACAGGTCAAGCTCGTAGCAAAATTGAGGCAGCTGGAGGAAGTTGCGAAGTACCAGAGTGA
- a CDS encoding 30S ribosomal protein S17: protein MAVKERVGLVVSDKMQKTVVVAVENRAPHPKYGKIVVQTRRYKAHDEDNQCKVGDRVRIQETRPLSKTKRWQVTEILNAKATT from the coding sequence ATGGCAGTCAAGGAACGAGTTGGCTTGGTAGTGAGCGACAAAATGCAGAAAACGGTGGTAGTAGCCGTGGAAAACCGCGCTCCCCATCCCAAGTACGGCAAGATTGTAGTTCAAACCCGGCGCTATAAAGCTCATGATGAAGACAATCAGTGCAAAGTGGGCGATCGCGTTCGCATTCAGGAAACTAGACCCCTGAGTAAAACCAAGCGCTGGCAAGTCACAGAAATTCTCAACGCTAAAGCTACAACTTAA
- the rplF gene encoding 50S ribosomal protein L6 — translation MSRIGKRPITIPAKVQVAIDGTKVVVKGPKGELARELPTQVTVSQEGETLLVNRRDDSRTSRQMHGLSRTLVANMVEGVSQGFQRRLEIQGVGYRAQVQGRNLVLNMGYSHQVQIEPPDGIQFAVENNTNVIVSGYDKEIVGNTAAKIRAVRKPEPYKGKGIRYAGEVVRRKAGKTGKSGKK, via the coding sequence ATGTCTCGTATTGGTAAACGTCCAATTACTATTCCCGCCAAAGTGCAAGTGGCGATTGATGGCACAAAAGTTGTCGTCAAAGGGCCCAAGGGAGAGCTTGCTCGCGAGTTGCCTACTCAAGTGACAGTCTCCCAAGAAGGTGAAACATTACTGGTAAACCGTCGGGATGATTCTCGCACCTCCAGGCAAATGCACGGTTTGAGCCGTACTTTAGTTGCCAACATGGTCGAGGGGGTATCCCAAGGTTTTCAGCGCCGTTTAGAAATTCAAGGTGTTGGTTATCGGGCACAAGTCCAAGGCCGTAACCTCGTTTTAAATATGGGTTACAGCCATCAGGTACAAATTGAGCCACCCGATGGCATTCAGTTTGCCGTAGAAAATAACACTAACGTCATTGTTAGTGGCTATGACAAAGAGATAGTAGGCAACACAGCAGCGAAAATTCGTGCCGTTCGTAAACCAGAACCTTATAAAGGCAAGGGTATTCGCTACGCCGGTGAAGTGGTCAGACGTAAAGCTGGTAAGACTGGTAAGAGTGGTAAGAAGTAA